DNA from SAR324 cluster bacterium:
GATCATTTTCCAGCAATTTCATTTGATGTCACATCTGACAGCTTTGGAAAACGTCAGTTTACCACTAGAAATTTTTCAAAGGGCTGGACATGCAGAACGCTCCTGTAGAGCTTTGGAACAAGTGCGACTTGAACATCGTCATGACCACTTCCCATACCAGTTGAGTGGTGGAGAATGTCAACGGGTTGCAATCGCTCGTGCTGTGGTCGTGGAACCCGCGATTTTGTTAGCTGATGAGCCTACAGGAAATTTGGATGTGGAAACTGGTGAGCAGATTGTGAATCTACTTTTCGATTTGGTACGTGATACGCAGATGACTCTCTTAATGGTGACTCACAATAGGGATCTAGCGGAGCGTTGCCAACGGCAAGTCGTGCTTCAACAGGGGCAACTCGCTGAACTTTGAACCTATCTCATGCCGGGAATCAGGCATAGATTAA
Protein-coding regions in this window:
- a CDS encoding ABC transporter ATP-binding protein, with translation VNQGETVAVLGQSGSGKSTLLSLLAGLDQPTSGALRIRGTDLAQMSEEELTRFRAENIGIIFQQFHLMSHLTALENVSLPLEIFQRAGHAERSCRALEQVRLEHRHDHFPYQLSGGECQRVAIARAVVVEPAILLADEPTGNLDVETGEQIVNLLFDLVRDTQMTLLMVTHNRDLAERCQRQVVLQQGQLAEL